Genomic window (Culex pipiens pallens isolate TS chromosome 3, TS_CPP_V2, whole genome shotgun sequence):
TGAGGTTCTTTCAAATACTGTGAATATTCTAACCCAAAAACTCGTAATAATCAAACAGTATTCTTAAGAAACCCCAACTATCCCTACCCTTTTCCGTGTGATTATCCTCCATGCGTTGCGTGTCCTTGAGCCACGACACGTCTCAGGAGACCGACCCGCGCgcgtgaaaaaatgttttcttttcattttcctCCAACTTACCAATCAGCACCGTGATGGCCGCCAACCCGTAGCAAAACGGTTCGCAGCAGTTCCAGCAGCGCCTTCGTcggtactttttcaaaattggacTCGACGAGCCACAACTTGTTGATTTGCTGTTCCGGCCACTGCCACCGGTGGCACCCCCGTTCCCGCCGCGGTGCCTCGCCGTCGCCATCAGCGGTCGCTTGGCCCCACGGTCCTCGTACGTCCTGCAGGTGCGCCCATCCCGGATGAAGACCTCATCCTCGACGTCGTCGCTCAGGTCCTCGTCCATAGATAGCGAAACGCTGTCCCGCACGACCAGCTTCTCCGACGGCTGGTACGGTTTCATTTTCTTCCGGATGAGCTCCAGCGTTGCGGCTGCGGCCACCTGCCGGGACCCGGGTCGCACCGAAGACGCTACAAGCTGGCGGACGCGACCACCTTGCCTCCGTAGATTCCGCCACAAGGTGATGGTCGCGACGCAATTTCAACCTTTCCCCCCAAGAGATAGTGGCAATAAACTGTTTTTCTTCTTCACCAGTGCACCCTCCTTTTCCCTCTCACCACCCACTCACTCTTCCAGTGGAGGAACTACGGCtggaaaaatctcgattttccGCTCCAATTCGCGGGTGCCAACTGGTGGCTGCACTTAGAACATCAATCCCGGAGCTAATCCTGTGCTTCGTGATTGATTCCGTACAGGGAAAGTGTGATTTTAGCGAACCATATGTGAGGATGGAATTTTCAATCAATGGCgaacaaaaagaaaatttccATCCAGCAAATCACCTGTCCTTAAAGAAGCTCACCACACGCAAACAACAGGTATCCAAACTAGCCAAAACAAAGAACCTCCCGACCCAAGAAAAACCACACTTCTAAACCATAAAGCAAGAAGGAAAAACCCCAAAACACTAATTTATTCTGCACCAAAAACAGTTTTTCTCCTCGCAACTTTTCCGACTTTTCCACCTGGCGAGCTCGAGCAAACTATCGTGAATGAAAACGACGACGAGCTTATCAGGAAAATTGGCATGTGGAAAACTCACCACACCATCATTCCCTTCACGCTGACATTCGCTGGTCTTGTTTTGGTGGTGAGTTTTTCCCGCTTTCTTTCCCCACCACGTCCTGTCCGGGAAGTCCCCACCAAGCGGCACTGTTTGTTGTGATGGTTGCAGGGCGCCAGGAGGGGTGCCagttatggtacgttcgtttgatggctagttccacactgagtgccgcactcagagctgtcaaagtgtttgtttgaagaaactcgcgctagttccgcacgagtttcgccgccatcttggaactgaaactctagtgccgcactcgatattttttcagtttcatgcgagttccacgcgcactgacaaatgacgttcgattgaaccaaaactggcactgacgagtgcggcactcagtgccgctccggctcttcaaacgaacgtaccattagagTTGTTGTTGCACTCTTTATTTTGACTCCCCCGAAGGTAGGCAGTGCGCATGTGACCAAAAGTGGTGCTGGTCTGGGGAAAAGGGCGCCTAATGGTATGCAAAGTGGATATGTCGGGAAGTTCTCATAGATGGAGTTGGGATGAAGGTTTgcaaaaatgaagattttttagtGCTTTCGAATATTTTAGGTAGCTTGTTGTGATAGATTCTGTTCAAAATCAaagagtgttttaaaatgcattatacatcaatacagttgttttacaatcattagtcttaacaaattttaagtcgaaaaaaaaacttttagcggGACCGTACatcgaaatttcacaaattccgtcaaaaactacttacttttcctgtaattcttgaacgacgaaatagccacactgttcaaaataaatgctgaaaagctctacttttcagcactgaaataggtgctgaaaagttgaacttttcagcacttgttttgaaaagtaacacttttcatttttttttatgtaaacgaTTTatcgacaaaatacatgaaaatttgacttaaaatttcactcaatgggtgttttttggaattgcaaaaaaatggtatggaacttgttgcaaaacttgattttttcagcactcttcgtatttatccaactcagtgaacctcgttggataaatgtactactcgcgctgaaatttttttttttttgcgtcctGTTTGAATAACAATAATTTCCATGAACTTAACATGGAATGGGAATCTTCACCTAATTGAATCACGATGTACACTTGTAAGCAACTTGTAAAAGGAATTTTGTCACTCGTACAGttgataaatattatttttaacgcAGAGGAATTCATcctaaattgatttcagttgattgcgcataaatttccattgaaaatttgaacatttttgaaaaaatatatgtatcgCCCCTTGATTTCtctccaaacaaaacaaaaactttaaataaaatttataccagccttattaaaaaaattgattttaattgatTGAAAGCTCTTTTTTAAccaaactgttgaaaattgctattttgtattttctaatgacgaaaatttcctgaaatagcaaaaaaaaacttcaacgatTGTATTTTATAGTCATAAAAAAGTAGTTTCACTCTTTTTAATAAACAATTTTCCACATTTGGTCCGCCAGCTAACGTGGGCTTCAAATTTGGTCCGCCATTCAAAAATGTCGGGCACCCCTGCAtttaagtaagaaaaaaaaggttagtaatcaaaataaaattaaaaaaaaagtggtaaaattacacatttttctgacataaaagatgtaccgcctcccagatgtaatattaccatgattcacaataaaatacatttttatattaaaaaagtaGAGTAtttctctaaaaaaaagttgtaggggattatttttccttctcttgccaaatccattgttagaatatccaattacatctaaatgaattatagtgtaaaccatagttgaaaggaactccaaaactctattaggttataagaaacacgaaattgtaaattgattatttactaataaacactaattgaattgaattgaaaagttgtaggggagagtgggaagacttgatccccgggaacactcgatcccaagcctgtatctcgtcagcatgtgggtaaaacaattagcttggtTCTAGAAAGTTTTGCGAAATTGActtaaactcattgtagaaaacagagaaaaaaatttaaaaaatgtttagattgagttacacacatttttttttaaattgctgcaAAAAACCTCCAATatatcttttttctttattttattttttgttatagaatacacaaaaaaattattaattttttttatgcatgaattgtttgataaacttatcaactaggAAGCCCTTACGCATTTAACGTTAAGTTTattgtcatactatttttacaatcaattatttaaaaaaatgtgcgtttagggagacttgatccctgcatttttacagtcactggaatcagcctcaagcttaattaattgggctgggttttcgtacatagtttcctttagtatagttgtacataacttactgcagtttgaacaatttttcaaaagttttgaaaacaaaaattaccagcttttataaacatgctcaattttgttctaaaaaagaatattttaaattttaaatactaaacttgtcatattttgaacacaaacgtatagattttatatgaaattgctgtaacttatagaaaattaaaaaattggatgaataagaaacattttgcttaaggtttcttcaaaatgttgtaagggggatcaagttacccctaacgttttgaaaatgcaggtttaaaatattttaaatattggcatgatcgaagagttcatctgatgaaatacccttatcagccaaacatagttgaatgtttaagctttcaattcatgcaaaaagttcatagttttatgagaaattgacagagttatgcgcgatacaaaaaaaggggatcaagtctccccactctctccTATTTCCGATTCTTTATTCagtttttaatgacaaaaagtttaacttcaattttttatagCATCTTTTTCGCCATTGAGGATGgagataatcttatcgccgataaatcatgataaatttgaatcaagaaaatttgagcattttcgaaaatacggtattttgtgaaaaatttagtatttagtaaTTTCGCTtcgcttgatacccatattgcaaattatgaaatttgagtactttaaaaaaatacgggattttgtgaacaattttgagtattacatttcaaaaaatatattcttagtagaagaattgaaaattttacatgatatgattgaataaagtcgattttagaaagattttataaATGAGTTATCGCCGATAGGATTATCGATAtgacgatagattatcgttattgtcccgacgataacgatagattagcACTAGAATtgtatcgttaacaaccttgtaagcacctgtttaaaaaaaatgttaaatgttaaaaaaatatgaaaataaatcaaggaatttttgattttttttgccgatcAACGAAcagaaaaaacatttgtttttcatttatatttttatgcgaTTTGCAATCTTTTGACAGAAGATTATTTGTAAACATTTCCGGGTGATTTTGTGATATATTTACTTCAACGTTTAAAAATttagcttttatttttattttattactaaACATGAAGTGACTGACAACATTTTAACGACAtgaacattttagatttttttcagaatctgaTGAGATATCCTATAATTTACAGTAAAACAAATGTGGATTCAAAACTTTTCATGGACTGCCTTCAACAAGGTGAAATACGAAAATGCTGTGCTTAGAATCTGTAAAATGTGAAGTAAAATGGATTTGAAACTGTAATGAATTTTTGACGCGAAATCAAATACAAACCCTGGTGAAACACGGCAACGAAACAACCTGAAATTTTAATGCCGTCATTTTCTGCTCACGCTGACCTCTGATGAGAATCATAAGACACATTTTCCTGGCCTTTTTGCTCATTTTGTACCAATGTCCATTGAACACATGGTGCGCTACGTTGGAACTCTGGAAAAAGTTGGTTCGatcaaatttgctataaaatcatACAGATTCTATGTTGAAGTCACCTTCTCCATAAGCACGCTTCCGTAGTAGCAAAGCAAGTAGATGTTCATCACGTAGACCGACAGTAGAATCGAGAATCGAATCGATTCCGCagcgtcatccacaatcaacgtCACAAACAGCGAGAAGCAGATGATGGCCGAACTTCCCAGAAATGTGACCAGCAGCGAGGGCGAGTAGATCCGCTCGAATCGCTCACACAGCTCGACTAACTGCAGGTGCTGCTCGATGCAACTGTTCAACTCCTGGGCGTTCCCTTCGTTCGCTAGCAGTCGCTTTCCAAGCAGTTCGAATTGCATCGAGATCAGGAGGATTATGATGCAGTACAGGGAGTCGAGCAGGATGACGCAGGACACGGAAGTTGTCGAACCCCACAGTTGATGCAGGAAGGTCAGCTCGAAGACTACAGGTTGGCGCCAATCGTACCAGTACCATAGGTTGTATGGTAGCAACTTTTCCCAGTATCCAGTGGAGAAGTACTTCCAAATAGAAGTTACATAGAGAATTGCTTGAAATACTACAACCACCACAAAGTATCCCACTGAGAACAGTTTCAGGAACCACAACCGCTTTCGACACTTTTCAGCCGATTTGGCATCGACGTGATCCGGATAGAGCGACTTGAGCTGGTCCAAAATCTCGTTCAGCTGATTTTCGTATAATTTATACACACTCATTTTAACGATCGAAACCAGCAGGAATCCCATACACGTGACCATCACCATCAGATAGGTCATCGGAACTTTCTTCTGAACGGATTCCACGAAAAAAGCAAACTGCATCAGAATGGACAGCACGAGGTGAATGTACGTTGCCCAGAAGTAAAGCCAGGTGAAAACAGAACTGCAAAAATGCTTTGGCTGCTGGAGCTCATCGTAGGGTACGATTCCACTGATCTTCTCGATCACGTAGATCACCTTGGTGAAGGATTCAAATCGCAGCGGTGGATTCGATTCCGACTTTGGGTGCTGTCCTTCGGAGTTATCTACGCGGTTAGCCATGTCAATAGTgactgatgaattttcatcgttttGAAAACTGGAAACAaaacagttcaacaaaaattcttttaaataataaattcatCTAATTATGCTTTTGAACATTCTTTGGAATTCAGTCAACGCAACAGGGATCTCGAAAACGTCTAGTCTGTAACAGTTGTCGCATAAATTATTCATTGATTCCAATTGATGGGGAGGAGTTGTAAATATGATAGACACTCACGTCATCACGGGTAATAACTCAATTTATGTTGTCGCACGTGCctaattgaaaattttccgaCAAAACAATCATTAGACCTAGAATTATTTGTTTAGGTCAGGAGTAGTGATTGTCGCACATAGGATGGCTCGGCATACATTTGGATTAAAAGAGAAGTTGAATCAGAAAAAcaaattccttttttttctaatttgcctATTTGGTAACAAAGgacataattttgaaacaaataccGTCATTTGGAGCGAATAGGTACTTTTAGTCTGAACAGAGGAAGCAGTTTTTTAGCACTTAAAAGCTTCAGATTTAGAAATTTATCAACTTTCACACATCTGAACATATCCTAACCGCAACAAAAGTACctaaaatcatgattttatcAATAATGAAATGAATTCAGAAAAGATAATTGTTCATGGGAATGGGAATATTGGAatcgaaaattgatgttttcagcaacacattttttggtcTTTTTTGGGGTTTGGTCCCAGagcacgaatccaaggtccattttccgatatctcgtgacggaggggcggtatgacccctttCAGTAtggagcatgcgaaaaaagatgtgAAAGGGGCATGgtattgtgtaaaattggatgaCCGATTTGATGGTGTGCTCAACACGTTAAAAGGGTAATTATTATGTTAAATTTGATAAACTACCGAAATCAGGAGTTACATTGGGTCTGAGGGGAGAGATTGTGCCACactaatttcatcatttttatatgacccaatctcatccccATATCTAATTTCACACCTGATGACGgtatccaaaaaaaatatttttgaaagcgcACGATTGTATTTTGGGGgttaggccaatgcaaatagtTCTGCTGTTTCGCAATCATTTGTTTAAAGAAATGTGAGATTTGTCgaaaaaattttagcaaaaaaactttttgcggtactgttcatcgaaaactttaaaaaatttaatgattttttaataatcccaaacatgccaaaaataattcaaaacacagtggaatgcattttaaattgattacagttgattgcacttaaatttacattgaaattttgaagtttttttgaaaaaagttttttttgcccactgcttttcgggccgattttgacaaaaact
Coding sequences:
- the LOC120425215 gene encoding odorant receptor 67c-like — its product is MANRVDNSEGQHPKSESNPPLRFESFTKVIYVIEKISGIVPYDELQQPKHFCSSVFTWLYFWATYIHLVLSILMQFAFFVESVQKKVPMTYLMVMVTCMGFLLVSIVKMSVYKLYENQLNEILDQLKSLYPDHVDAKSAEKCRKRLWFLKLFSVGYFVVVVVFQAILYVTSIWKYFSTGYWEKLLPYNLWYWYDWRQPVVFELTFLHQLWGSTTSVSCVILLDSLYCIIILLISMQFELLGKRLLANEGNAQELNSCIEQHLQLVELCERFERIYSPSLLVTFLGSSAIICFSLFVTLIVDDAAESIRFSILLSVYVMNIYLLCYYGSVLMEKVTST